One stretch of Sulfuricystis multivorans DNA includes these proteins:
- a CDS encoding TlpA family protein disulfide reductase — translation MKTLTSLLLALLLAACGAGEPPKNVNVGDIAPTFQTVRMDGMAAHFPAAWTGQPVVIRFWADWCRYCAPEMKLLDRVAARYRDRRLAVIAINVGQDKKTVTDFMAKLGVGYLSLMDEQAKIAKSYGVVGLPTTFFVDAKGVVRGKIVGEADEALFERHIQALLK, via the coding sequence ATGAAGACCCTGACCTCTCTTTTGTTGGCCTTGCTGCTCGCCGCCTGCGGCGCTGGCGAGCCGCCGAAGAACGTGAATGTCGGCGACATCGCGCCGACCTTCCAGACCGTGCGCATGGATGGCATGGCGGCGCACTTTCCCGCCGCCTGGACCGGCCAGCCGGTGGTGATCCGCTTCTGGGCCGACTGGTGCCGCTATTGCGCGCCAGAGATGAAGCTGCTCGACCGCGTTGCGGCCCGCTATCGCGACAGGCGCCTCGCGGTGATCGCGATCAACGTCGGCCAGGACAAAAAGACCGTCACCGACTTCATGGCCAAGCTCGGCGTCGGCTATCTTTCTCTGATGGATGAGCAGGCGAAGATTGCCAAGTCGTACGGCGTGGTGGGCTTGCCGACGACCTTCTTCGTCGATGCGAAGGGCGTGGTGCGCGGCAAGATCGTCGGCGAAGCCGACGAGGCGCTGTTCGAACGCCATATCCAGGCGCTACTGAAATGA
- a CDS encoding metal-binding protein, whose translation MIACDLCALDCGTKPFELVTPEKTLHFCCEGCRGIWMMIHDIAEAPRQAQNDSSLSHDERKSP comes from the coding sequence ATGATCGCCTGCGATCTGTGCGCACTCGATTGTGGCACCAAGCCCTTCGAGCTCGTCACGCCGGAAAAGACGCTGCATTTTTGCTGTGAAGGCTGCCGTGGCATCTGGATGATGATCCACGACATTGCCGAGGCGCCGCGCCAGGCGCAGAATGATTCATCCCTATCCCACGATGAAAGGAAATCGCCATGA